One segment of Burkholderia multivorans ATCC BAA-247 DNA contains the following:
- the cysS gene encoding cysteine--tRNA ligase, translating into MESLRIYNTLARDKQVFVPRQPGEVRMYVCGITVYDYCHVGHARMLVVFDLVQRWLRAIGYRVTYVRNITDIDDKIIRRAVENGETIKSLTDRFIDAMHEDEDALGIQRPDIEPRATQFIPQMLGMIERLEANGYAYQATDGDVNYSVRKFANYGKLSGKSLDDLRAGERVAANDAKEDPLDFVLWKRAKADDPEGASWESKYGMGRPGWHIECSAMGCTLLGEHFDIHGGGQDLQFPHHENEIAQSEGATGQTFVNYWLHNGFVQVDNEKMSKSLGNFFTIREVLERYDAEVMRFFIVRTHYRSPLNYSDVHLDDARASLTRLYTALKDVEPDALALDWREPHAQRFAAAMNDDFNTPVAIATLFELAGEVNRTRDASLARQLKQLAGLLGLLGREPRAFLQQASGAAQAGALSVDEIEAKIAARAAAKRAKDYAEADRIRAELLDAGVALEDKPGGSTEWRRV; encoded by the coding sequence TGGCGAAGTGCGGATGTACGTATGCGGAATCACCGTGTACGACTATTGTCACGTGGGCCACGCGCGCATGCTGGTCGTGTTCGACCTCGTCCAGCGCTGGCTGCGCGCGATCGGCTACCGCGTCACGTACGTGCGCAACATCACCGACATCGACGACAAGATCATCCGCCGCGCGGTCGAGAACGGCGAGACGATCAAGTCGCTGACCGATCGCTTCATCGATGCGATGCACGAGGACGAAGACGCACTCGGCATCCAGCGGCCCGACATCGAGCCGCGCGCGACGCAGTTCATTCCGCAGATGCTCGGGATGATCGAGCGGCTGGAGGCGAACGGCTACGCCTATCAGGCGACCGACGGCGACGTCAATTATTCGGTGCGCAAGTTCGCGAACTACGGAAAGCTGTCGGGCAAGTCGCTCGACGATCTGCGCGCGGGCGAGCGTGTGGCCGCGAACGATGCCAAGGAAGACCCGCTCGACTTCGTGTTGTGGAAGCGCGCGAAGGCGGACGATCCGGAAGGCGCGTCGTGGGAATCGAAGTACGGAATGGGCCGGCCGGGCTGGCACATCGAGTGCTCCGCGATGGGCTGCACGTTGCTCGGCGAGCATTTCGACATTCACGGCGGCGGCCAGGATCTGCAGTTTCCGCACCACGAGAACGAGATCGCGCAGAGCGAAGGCGCGACCGGCCAGACGTTCGTCAACTACTGGCTGCACAACGGCTTCGTGCAGGTCGACAACGAGAAGATGTCGAAATCGCTCGGCAACTTCTTCACGATCCGCGAAGTGCTCGAGCGCTACGACGCCGAGGTGATGCGCTTTTTCATCGTGCGCACGCACTATCGTTCGCCGCTGAACTACAGCGACGTGCACCTCGACGATGCACGCGCGTCGCTCACGCGTTTGTATACGGCGTTGAAGGACGTCGAGCCCGATGCGCTCGCGCTCGACTGGCGTGAACCGCACGCGCAGCGTTTCGCGGCGGCGATGAACGACGACTTCAACACGCCGGTGGCGATCGCGACGCTGTTCGAGCTGGCGGGCGAAGTGAACCGCACGCGCGATGCGTCGCTCGCGCGGCAGTTGAAGCAGCTCGCGGGCCTGTTGGGCCTGCTCGGCCGCGAACCGCGCGCGTTCCTGCAGCAGGCGTCCGGCGCCGCGCAGGCGGGCGCGCTCTCGGTCGACGAGATCGAAGCGAAGATCGCCGCGCGTGCCGCGGCGAAACGCGCGAAGGACTATGCCGAAGCGGACCGGATTCGGGCGGAACTGCTCGACGCCGGCGTCGCACTTGAAGACAAACCGGGCGGATCGACCGAATGGCGTCGCGTATGA